The following coding sequences lie in one Mycobacterium gordonae genomic window:
- a CDS encoding DHA2 family efflux MFS transporter permease subunit, whose translation MTTLWVILIGYFMIAVDSSIVLVANPSIMAELNTDYGTVIWVTTSYALAYAVPSLVAGRLGDRFRVKNLYLIGLALFTAASLWCGLSDGIVMLIAARAAQGLGAAVVNAQILTIVTLVFPVEHRGTATSIWSVVASVGFLIGPLAGGVLVEMLGWQWIFFVNVPIGVVGLALTARFVPSLPTRTHRFDLIGVALSGTGLFLVVFAIQEGQAVSWAPWIWAMVFSGAGFMLIFICWLLLNTREPLIPIHIFGYRNFTLCSLGAALMGFAMTAVMLPGMFYVQSVYGFSPIGSVLLIAPISVAAGLLAPLVGKFIDRHGPRLVVGCGFSVVSVALTWLSIEMTPTTPVWRLILPNAALGAGIIFVWPALAANATRDLPPSLVAAGSGVYATFRSFGEVLGSALMAAWMTSRIAAEVPAAVSEIHAAVKGATEHAVLQLPGFLREPFSVAMSQAMLLPALIALIGVGVAGCMNRRVSSAVRSAAR comes from the coding sequence ATGACCACGCTGTGGGTCATCTTAATCGGCTATTTTATGATAGCGGTCGATTCAAGCATTGTCCTCGTCGCCAACCCGAGCATCATGGCCGAACTCAACACCGATTACGGCACGGTTATCTGGGTGACAACGTCCTATGCGCTGGCTTACGCAGTGCCCTCGTTGGTAGCTGGCCGGTTGGGTGACCGGTTCAGGGTCAAGAACTTGTACCTGATCGGATTGGCCCTGTTCACTGCGGCTTCATTGTGGTGCGGCTTATCCGACGGCATCGTCATGCTGATTGCCGCTCGCGCGGCGCAGGGCCTGGGCGCCGCGGTGGTCAACGCCCAAATTCTGACTATCGTGACCTTGGTTTTCCCAGTCGAACATCGCGGTACTGCCACAAGCATTTGGTCCGTCGTGGCAAGCGTCGGATTCTTGATCGGGCCACTGGCCGGCGGCGTCCTAGTCGAGATGCTGGGTTGGCAATGGATCTTTTTCGTCAACGTCCCGATCGGCGTAGTCGGACTGGCGCTCACCGCACGATTCGTCCCGTCGCTTCCGACTCGCACACACCGATTCGACTTAATCGGTGTCGCGTTGTCTGGGACGGGCTTGTTCCTTGTTGTTTTCGCGATCCAGGAAGGCCAGGCGGTTAGCTGGGCACCATGGATCTGGGCGATGGTCTTCAGTGGCGCCGGTTTCATGCTGATATTCATTTGCTGGCTATTGCTCAACACGCGTGAACCGCTGATTCCGATACATATCTTCGGCTACCGTAACTTCACACTATGCAGCCTCGGAGCTGCGTTGATGGGTTTCGCCATGACCGCAGTGATGCTGCCGGGGATGTTCTACGTGCAGTCAGTATATGGATTCTCCCCGATAGGTTCGGTACTGCTTATTGCGCCGATATCGGTTGCGGCCGGCTTGCTTGCGCCGCTCGTGGGTAAGTTTATCGATCGGCATGGTCCACGCCTGGTGGTCGGATGCGGCTTTTCAGTGGTCAGTGTCGCATTGACCTGGCTTTCGATCGAAATGACCCCGACGACACCTGTCTGGCGATTGATTTTACCCAATGCGGCATTGGGAGCGGGGATAATATTTGTCTGGCCTGCGCTCGCCGCCAATGCCACACGCGACTTGCCGCCATCGCTGGTAGCTGCGGGTTCGGGGGTGTACGCAACGTTTAGGTCGTTTGGCGAAGTGCTGGGAAGTGCGCTGATGGCCGCGTGGATGACATCTCGAATCGCCGCCGAGGTTCCGGCTGCTGTTAGCGAAATTCATGCGGCTGTGAAAGGCGCCACCGAGCACGCTGTTCTGCAATTGCCCGGCTTTTTGCGAGAACCGTTCTCAGTGGCGATGTCGCAAGCGATGCTACTTCCTGCGCTCATCGCATTGATCGGCGTTGGAGTAGCGGGATGCATGAACCGGCGCGTCAGTTCGGCAGTGAGGTCTGCTGCACGATAG